A segment of the Aureliella helgolandensis genome:
ATCTGAGACAATGCTTCATCCAATGCACGACGCCCGATCGTCTTAGCGTCATCAAAATAGGTTCGCTGAATTCTGGAAACGAGTTCGTCAATGGTCTGATTCGTCTCACCAGTTTGTCCTGCTGCTGCAAACCGTCGCCGTGCAAGAGCGTAGCTTCGTTTCTCAACCTCCCTGCTAACGTGCAACCGAAGTGCTCGGACCGTCTGTCGGTAGAAAGCGAAGACTAGAACCTTCTCTCCTTGTTCCCAGAGATCGACAACTCGTTGTACAGTTGCCGCGATCTTCGGATGAGCCGCGCCGGTGGTCGCCAGCAACGCGTTATCGAACTCCTTGAGGTACCACGCAGAATGAGTTGTATCGTTAACAGGAGGCTTCGGTTCCACTCCCTCCTCTTCGTCACGTCCATGTTGGTTGTGTTCACGAGTATGTCTGAAGGCTTCGTACGACGAACACAATGCTTCTCCAAGTAACTCTTTACCTGGCGATGCCGCACTTCTGGCAGCGAGAAAGAACGGCAACAGCTGTTCGGAAGGAACCGCCAATCCTTCATCACACTCTTGGTCATCGGTGATCGCAGCTCCGCAAAACCGGATCCTGCGTTTCACGGTTACATTCGCCCAGTCATCTGTCTTGTTGTAGCGAATCAGCCAAGGCCGAAGTTGCTCTTGAGCCTTAACTCGTGAGTTGAGACATTTTTCAAAGGACTCACGCAAGGATCTTTGTCGTGGACTTAGCGACTCCAAGTCTTGAGACTGTATCGCCAGCCACCAATGATTGGGATCGGCATCAGGTGGCATGTCTGTCGGCCCGAGTCTCTGCCAGCTCTTCTGCAACTGGATCGCCGCTCGTTGGCTCTCAGTCAGGGAATGCTCAAGGATATCCAGCTTTTGGTGCAGAATCTCGGGCGACATGACTTCAGAACGTTTATCAAAATGTATATCTCCAAATCTTCGTAGCACGCGAATAAGCTCTTGATGTCCAAGCTGGAATGGAGTCGCTGTCAAGAATAACATGCGATCGAATGAACCGGAGAGAGCACCTTCACCTGACCTTAAGTCCTGATCCGAATCTGGCGATTGCAATTGTCGCGCCAGAGAGGTCGATGGATTTTTGAGATGATGAGCCTCGTCCAGGATCAGTAGTGGGGATCGCCAAGACGCTTGGGCTAGCAATACTCGCCAAGTGTTATCCTCTATATTCTTGAGCTCGTGGCGGACGGCCGTAATTCGAGCGGTCAAATTGCTGCTGGCTCGCAACGGCATCTGCTCTAACGACTTGGCAAGCGAGCGAAGATCAAGTTTGCCGCGTTCGAGTGCCTTGACGACAGCATTCGGCACAGGATCGTCCTTGAGATGGCGTTTCTCGTTAGCAACATTCCCGTTGAAGAGCTCTTTCCATTCTTTGGGGTCTGTGGATAGCAAACTGTACCAAAGGTCCTCCCCCCAGCTGCTGGCTGACTGCGTCCCTAAAGCTTGCAGTAATTCAGCCATGAACCGGTGGGCAACTTTTCGCACTTGCACAAGCGGAGACCTGCCACGAGCGTGCCGGCGAAAAGTCTCACGAACCAAGGCCAATCGAACCCATTTATCAGACTGACGCCTGGCCATCGCCCCCTGAGCAAGAAACACCATATGAGACCGTGTGCGAGCTGGATCATCGAGCAGCTTCAAAAAGTCGACGCTGGTCCGCGCGACTCCATAACGAAACGCGTTGGTGGCCCGTAGCTCCTTGGGCGTCCCCTGGTTGCAATCGACAGGTTTATGTCCATCCACATAGAGTTCACAGAATGTCTTCAGGTCATTCTCCCACTTGTCGATCAAATTGGGAGGAGCCATCACAACGACGGGGCCGCGTTTGCTCTGCAATCCGACACAATAGCCGACCGCCAAGGCAACAAATGTCTTTCCCATGCCGACCTCATCCGCCAGAACTACGCCGGGCTGGATGCTGAGACGTCTAAGGATCTCAATTGTCTCTCGGCGCTGGCGATCTTGATCTGACGCAGGTATATGTGCGTTTTGCTTGCACCCCAAGACGAGGCTTGATATGAGCTGAAAGGGATCTACTGCTGACATTGTCTGACAATCCTTCCCCAAAATGCAAGCAGCTCTTTTCCAAACTTGGATGTGTGGCTACGGATCGACTGGTTCAAATTGTTCACCAAGGTCTGAAGAAACGGTAGGTAGACTTCGTTAAACTGATCTGCGTTGAGCGACGCATCGTCTCCAACGTAGTTGACTTCTCGCAAAAGAATTGTGAAGTCAATCAGCGACAACAACGCTTCCTGCGAGTTCCCTGCACTATTGATTGCCTCGTTACACAAACGCTCGGCGAGTACCTTCACACCGATGAAGCCCTCCAACCGCCAGAGCAGGGCCCTCTGCGTGCGTACAGGGCGTTCTAAGTTATACTTCAGTCTCGCAAAAACCTGGGCACGGGTTCGTATTCGTCGAAGGAACGTATTCGCCAACGAATAATTCCTAAGTGGGTCCAAATCCACAGGATTGGCAGAGTCCAACTCTTCATCAAACCCACTGTCGACCATCACTTTCCCAGCCGCCCAGACTCTTAAGGCGGCCCCTGGATCTGATGCGGCAAGAATCATCAATATCTCATCGGACGACATGCTCTCAATTTCCGTTGGTGCCGGAAGATCGCTTGGGTTGTCGACATTGATGGGAAGAAATCCTTCAGTCCATGCCCCTTCACTCGAAACCCACCTCACGAGCAAACGTATTGGCGGCGACGAGTGGCGCCAAATCGCCTCAAACCTCGCCTCACAACCTGATGTTTGCCACTCGTCATTTGTTAGCGTAAACGAATCTTTCTCAGGGAGTGACAGGCAAATCCACTCGGCTGGAAGTGAGGCTGCATTGAATTCGATGATTAGCTTCGAGCAATCGCCGGTGTGAAAGGACGCGGAAACAAAACCCAAGGGGACGCTCGACGCTTCGGACCGCTCTTCCTCTTCCAGTTCCGAAACAGGGCCCTGAAGTAAGTCTTCACTGAGGTTGTCAACTACTTCCATCTCCGGCCATACCTGATCCAATTGTCTTACAAGCTTGGAATTATCGCCCAGCTTCACGATGGTAAGTAAGTTGAGTTCCGCATTGGAGACTCCCTTGATGCCCATGCCTGCTTTCGTAAAATTCGACGAGCCAATCATCAGAGCGGAGTAGCCGCCGGCGTCGTTGTTGCGACGCAGAGCCAGCATTTTCGCATGCCACGGGCGCTCATGACCTTCGACATCTGCATGAGGAAGAATTTCGAACTCAACCCGATCGACAAATTTCTTACTCGTATGTAACAAGCTCTTGGGTGCGGCTAAACGCGGCGATTCACTGCCTAATGGATCCAACGAAGGTACTGCAAAATAGATCGAACGTGTACGGCCTCTCGCCATTGCCTTGCAGAGTGCTTCGGTCGTCGCGTCGTTTTCACTTCCGACATCGAAGAACGGTGAAGCCGTCCAGATCTCCTCAGGTGCGCCAGCTTTGGAGCAGTCCTGCAACGTTTCCGCGAGCGAACTGCGGCTTGCTTCGCCGGTTCGAATGTTGCGAGGTAACGTCGCTACTAATGTTTGCCGGACCATGGGATCGCTAGGCAGACTCTTCCAGTCCGCAGTATGGGACGTCACTTGATTCAAGAACGCCAATGCCCGTTCCTTTTGAGGACTTCCATCGTCTCCACTGGGAACAAAGTCGTTAAGTGACTGAAGAAAACGAATCGCCTCGCGGACAATCGACCTCGCGATGCAATTGGGAAAGCTATCAACGGAGAGCGTGACTTCCTGGTTGCTGCGATATCCCTGGGCAGTCAGATTGGCCGAGCTCACAATGACACGGACACAAGTGTCCCAAGCAAGAAGGCTCAATTTGGCGTGCTGTTTTCCGTTGGGAATGCGAACCGGCAAAACGTCCCATCGCATTGAGTGCTCGACGCCGGACTGCGTGCGATCGACGAGAACGCCAGCATAAGCTCTTCCCAAGTTCGCTTCTCGTTCGAGCAAGTAGGCCAGCTCTTCGCGCTGTGGATCGGAGTCGATTTGCAGGAAACGAGCTAGACACTGCTCTTCAAACAAGCTTGGTTGAAACGTAAACGTCGTGGCTAGACAGCCAATCGCCTCGCCGGCATCCGCGGGAGGTCGCCATAGCTCTAGCATCGCCACTGCCGAATCGGCCTTCTTTCTCTTTGCCATAGCTACCGCAGATCCTTGTAAAAATTGCGGATAGGACGGCCCCGGTAGGCATGGACAAGCCGATCGGGCTGCGGTCCAGGAACGTTCTCGCGATACTGATGACGCAAGTAGATGCGGTCACCACCCAAGCGATCGAACCAAGTTCGTTTTCCAGAATCATTCTTTCCTTTTTGAATCGCTTCGTGGTGCTCACACAATGCGATCGAAACCTCCTCGACAGGCATTAGGCCAGAGAATCTCTGAAATCGCTCATCAAATTGACTCGCCAGGCCATTGTCAATAACTTGGAGCGAAGTGTAAGCCGCTTCGAACGCGTCTGTTAGGTTTGCGGCGGAGCTCTCAAAAGCTTGATCGCTCCCCAAGTCCGTGACTGTGAGTCCCCGTATATCAGCCTTTGCTGCTTCTGTTCGTATCACATTGAATCCATCGCTTAACTTCCTACAGAAAGCCTCGTAGAACGAGATCGCATCAAGCAATGGCAATAGACTTGGGGCTCGGTTCTTCAGTTCTTCGACCATCTTCTCTTCGCAATAGGATTCATCATCCATGCTCTCTTGAAGGCCCCAGATGTCCCCTAATGCGCCCAGTGCACGATGATCCGTATTCAAAAGCAATCGACTTAGAACCTTTCGTTCGCGTTTGCCGGCTCCATCGGGCTTCAATGATTGTGCGAGTTGTTCCCAGGCGTCGCCATTCCAGTAGGTGTGAGTGCGTGGCGGCTTCGCCTCCAAACTGCGTCGCACTCCAGTTCGCCATGCGTCGAGTACTGGGTTAGCGTCCCGTAAATTGGTCCAACCTTGATCATGCGCCCAAGCAAGCACGAGCTCTTCTGCGCCTGCCTGCGGTTTCATGTGAACGTCAACGAGTCCAAGATGGATTGCTAACCGTTTATAAACTCCGTGGAATCCGAAAATCCGAGGTGTCTTCAGATAGCTTTTATCATCAAGGTACTTGTGCGAGTTGAGCGCTCGTTTCGTTACAAGTGTGCCAGGCACGCCTCGCAACTCCGATGCAATGGTTGGTGATCTCAGCAACGATTCGACCACTAACCACTCCCAAACTAACCACGGTGCGCACGACTCCTCGACCGAGCTCGGTTCGAATTCTTCGGTAACGATTGCTCCGACCGCCATCGCCGTCAGAAACCGGATGCGTTGCATCCGCTCGCGTACTGCCGGCACTAACCGAGTGGCCAACTGATCCGCGATCAGGTACAGCCCCAATGGATCGAGTGCACCTTCGCTACTCGTCTCCGGATCAAAAGTCGTCAGGCTAGGTAGAACTACAGACATTTTTCCAGATCTCCTCCTGGTTTAATACCAGCCACGTTGGATAAGCACTGGTAGCTGGCAGGGATCACTCCCCCCTTGATTGCGAAGATACATGCACATTTTTCAGCCCGCGGTGTGTACCGTGGCCAGGCCTATCTCATAACCTAGCCAACGTCGACGGCGAATCGTTGCCCATGCTATCAAACGCCAGTAGACTTAGGTAGACTTTGGTGCTTTTACCATAGGAGGAATACTTACGAGTAAACCCTCGGGGTAAAAAAGGGTTGGGCATCGAAACGAGGAGCTGCGAACGGCAATGCATGCTCGATCTACTTTAGAGTCAAGACTGGCTTGAGAGCGAGCGACGTAGAACTATGCACTCAAACATCAAAGACTTAAATTCTGTGTGTAGCTATTGCAACCAAGATACTGGCCAACCGTTGTTGCCCAATCATTCATGACCGCGTCACTTTCCAAGCAATCACCATATTTCGGCGTCCTGACAAATCACGGTGGAGTTTTGGGGAGGCATGCTGCACTCGCTGAGGGAAATGCTTTTGATGGCGTAAATTCATCGCTGAAAAAAGTGTGATAATCGGCGAAACTGTTGGGCGGGTACTATGCCGCGCATGCAGGTATTTCTGTCCATCGATCGCACCTCGTTGGATAGCATTTCTAATGATGCGACAATAGCAACTTGGTAACCCGCACTATGTGTCAATGCGTCTAAGGCTCCAGTACCGACATGGTCCCTCTATCAATGTTTGATCGGCAGGGCAATTTGCAGCCCACTTGAGCCGGTGAGATCATTAACCAGTTGCAGCAACAGTTTGGATATCTCGCCTAGTAGAACTCCAAATAATCCGCAGAGTACTCGTAGCACATGTGAAATAGGACGGGCTACAACGTAACCGAGCGGATCCTCTGCTTCACCAAATTTGCCCCACCCCCAGGAATGGAATGATTGGTTGAACTGGCACTCTGAAAGGTAATCTAGAACATTGCAGGTTGCCGGCGTATTGAAGCCAGTCCATATGAGGGATATGCTCTAAAGCTTCGTACATCAAGTTCTATCTCAATTCGAAGCCTAGCATATGCCGGACGATCCCAGTCTATTTCCAACAGGGATTTCTAGACACCAGTTGGAATCGCTGAGTAGCTTTGCGGATTCTGCCCAAGGCGCTTCGGCAGGGCTATTGCTCTCTCAGGCCGAAGAGCACGCGAAAAACGCTGAAGTAGCGTATCTGCAGAATGCAATTGTGAATCGTCGGCTAGCCATCGCGATATTGGATTCGATTCAGGCCGTGTTGAGTCGATGGTCAGAATTGCCGGAAAGCTACAAGTATTGGCTAGGCGGAGCAATTCGATATTTTGTTAGCAGCAACGATGAAGAGCCAGATTTCAACTCTCCCATCGGATTTGAAGACGATGTTGAAGTACTGAATGCGTGCCTTCGCTTTGCCAGACTCAATGATCTGTGCCTGGCCGTGGAGGATTACGACGATGCCTAGAGTTGCAACTCCCACGCCAGGCATGCGGGTCCTTTGTCGTGATGCCGAATGGCTGGTTACTCGCGTCGACCCGTCCGATCAAAGTCACCAGAACTACGCCGTTCATTGCATTGGTGCGGATGATCTGGTTCGTGGCCACGAGGCAATCTTTCTGACTCAGTTGGACACGATTGAACCGGTTGATCCCCGAAAGACTCAATTGGTTCAGGACCAGTCCAGTGGTTATCGGATGGCGAAACTCTTCCTGGAGGCCCAGCTCCGGCAGATGCCCGCGACGGGCGTCAAGCCGGATTTGAGAGGCATGGGCGTCTTTAAGCCGATGCAGTTTCAAATCCAGACCGTGGAATGGGCTCTACAGCAACTTCGGCCTCGGCTATTGCTGGCCGATGCCGTCGGGCTTGGCAAGACGATTCAGGTCGGGATGGTGCTTTCGGAGTTGATGCGTCGTGGCCGGGCGAATCGCGTTTTGGTTCTCGCCAAGAAGTCGATGCTGACTCAGTTTCAGTCGGAACTCTGGAATCGCTTTGGATTTCCATTGGTGCGACTCGACTCTGCTGGAATCGCCAAACTGCGGCTGCGAATCCCGACCAACAAGAATCCGTTTGAAGTCTATCAACGTGTCATCATCAGTATCGACACGCTGAAGAACGTTGGCAGCTATCGACACTTTCTGGAAAACACACGTTGGGATTGTGTCGTCATCGATGAAGCCCATAACGTTGCTGGTGCCAGCGTTCCGGAACGGCACCTAGCGTACCGCCTGGCTCGATTGCTGTCACGTCGCACGGATTCGATGCTGCTGACTACCGCTACACCGCACAACGGGAAACGGGAAACATTTGGGCGGCTGATTTCATTGCTAGACCCGTCCGCGATCCCCGATCCGGATTTCAAGGAATACAACGCCGAAGACATCAGAGGCTTCTTCTTGATGCGATTCAAGGAGGATGTTCGAGAAGATGCAGGTGCCGATCTGACCGACCGCATGCTTGTGCCGATCGATCAGACGACCGTCGCTGCGTCCGAGGGCGAGGAGAAGGTCTACGCGATTCTGTCCGAATTGCGCGCCGAAGCGATGAAGAACAAGAGTGAAGAAGCCTGGAAGAACAACGTGCTGGTGCAATATGGCATCTACAAGCAGTTCCTCTCCAGCCCAGAATCATGTCGCAAGACGCTCCAGAAGCGAATTACCGCTGTTCAGGCCAAAGATCCAGAGAGCCCAGAACTTCCCTACCTCAACCGTATGGATTCGCAACTCGGCACGCTGAGTATCCGGGATTCGTCCAGGTATCAGCTTCTCAAACGACAGTTAGAAGCGATCGGTTGGGATGGCAAGGAAAACAGTCCCCGCGTACTAGTTTTTACGGAGTATCGCGAAACGCAAGATGCCCTGGCGGCGGCATTAGCCAAAGACTTCAAGATCAAATATTCGCCGAAGTTCGAGCAACAACCCAAACAGGTGCTGGCCACGATCAACGGCTCGTGCCCCGACATCCATCTGATGAAGACAGTTGAGGCATTTGGAACAGGTGCATCTGACGTCCGTATGCTGCTGGCAACGGATGTCGCTTCGGAAGGAGTCAATCTGCATCACCAGTGTCACAACATCATTCATTATGACTTGCCTTGGTCGATCATCACGCTGATTCAACGCAATGGTCGTATCGACCGCTTCGGGCAGACCGAGAGCCCGGTGCTGCGATATCTGCGAGTCAGCACGCGGGATGGAATGTTGAAGGGAGACGAGTCAATCTTCGAGCGACTGATCGAGAAGGTCGAGGAGATCAATCGTTCAACGCGCCAGGGTGAAACGGTCCTGAAACTGTACGACCCGGAAGCGGAAGAACGCTACATCGCCGAGGCGGGAATCCTGCAAGGCAATGTCGATGTGTTGGAGAAGCCTTCTTCGGAAGGTGAAGCGGAGTCGACCGAACTGGAATCTGTTTTGAGCCAAGCCAACCCAGCAGGACAAGAAGACTTTCTAAAATTCCTGCTGGGTGAAACCGAGGACGTTCCCACCGCGGATCCGGCAGCTGGTTCATCGAGTGAGCAGCATTCGCGACTGCGACTGTACGACGACAAGAAATTCCTGCTGGATGGCTATCGCTACTTGGCAGAACTCCATCAGGATTATGCGGCCATCGAAGAAAACGGAAAGTTGATGCTGCTCAACGCCCCCAAGGATCTGCGGCGTCGACTTGGTGCGCCCAATGACCGTGGTGATGTGGTTTTTGGGGCAACCGCTGTCCCCGTCGAATCCTGGCCCGAAGACAACCAGTTCCGCCTAACAGATGACCCGGATCGAGTGGAACTCGCAATCAAGTCCGCTCGAAACACCTCAGGCCATTGGTCCAGGGAACTACTCGCGACAGACCAACAACCGATTCTGCAGTGGATCACCGAGCGGCTGTTGATGTTGATGAAACGAGGCGAATGCCCTCACATCACGTCACGCAAGCTTGAGGAGGGTGAGCTCTGTTTCTGCTTTATCGGCCAAATCAGCTCCCGCGCCGGAGCTCCGTTGGTGGTGGATGCCCATGCGATTTCATTCCGTAAGGGGGGCGGGTTTGAGCACCGGTCGCTTCGCGATGCGTTGGACGCGGCCGGATTTGACAGCCTTATTAACCAAGGCAACACGGGCGACATCAAGGCAATCCAGGGGCCACTGATCGAAGCAGCCGTGGAATCCAGTCTCGAACATATGCGTAAACTTGGTAGGCAACACGTCAATAGCTTGTTGCCCTTCCTACGACGCGAGAATCGCAGGCTACGTAACTGGAAAAACCGCCGCCAGGAGTTGCTCGAATCTCGCATTGATAAACTGCCACCGAATCATCGCAAGACAAAGATGTATCGCAAAGACCTAGAAGAGATGGACGCCTATTTGCGGGACCGAGAAGACAACTGGCAAGATACCTACTTCACGGCATCGACGGAACCTTCGACGCAGTTGGTCCTGGTGATTGAAGGAGTCAAATGATGGCCAACCAGGATTTAACGCTGCCGCAGGATTACAGCCAATTCATCGAGACGCTCAGCCATCGCGTCGCCACGGCTCACGTTTCGGCCAGCCGGGCAGTGAATCGCGAGCTCGTTAGTCTGTACTGGGACATTGGAAAGCAGATCGTTTGCAAGCAGAACGAGGCCGGATGGGGCAACAAAGTGGTTGAGCAAATCGCCCTGGATCTGCGTGCGAGATTCCCCGACAGGCAGGGCTTTTCACGATCGAATATTTTCTACATGCGATCGTTCTATCTTGCTTACTCGCAGGGACTTACAAATGTCCAACAGGCTGTTGGACAATTACCAGGGGCTCCTCCAACCGAAAAAGTCGCGCGACCTGCGCGACGTTTGGGCGGCGAACCACAACCATCAATAGTCCCACAGCCTGTGGGACAAGTTCCCGAATCGCTGGCAATTGTCCCGTGGGGGCACAACATCCTACTGGTGGAAAAGCTCGACACCGTCGAATCCCGGCTCTGGTACGCTCAGCAAATCACCCTCAACGGCTGGTCGCGAGCCGTCCTGGCTCACCAGATTGAGTCGGATCTCTTCGGACGTCAGGGCGCCGCAATCACCAACTTTCAGCAAAC
Coding sequences within it:
- a CDS encoding PDDEXK nuclease domain-containing protein is translated as MMANQDLTLPQDYSQFIETLSHRVATAHVSASRAVNRELVSLYWDIGKQIVCKQNEAGWGNKVVEQIALDLRARFPDRQGFSRSNIFYMRSFYLAYSQGLTNVQQAVGQLPGAPPTEKVARPARRLGGEPQPSIVPQPVGQVPESLAIVPWGHNILLVEKLDTVESRLWYAQQITLNGWSRAVLAHQIESDLFGRQGAAITNFQQTLPAPQSDLARELIKDPYHFGFLGIAHDISERQLEASLLKKLTDFLLELGKGFAFVGRQYHLNVGEQDFYLDLLFYHLDLRCFVVIDLKVESFKPEFAGKMSFYLSAVDEQLAKEGDQPSIGLILCKEHNHIIVEYTLRHLEKPLGVASYQLLPTDVQSKLPSPQELQNQLETALDEAASTESEDA
- a CDS encoding helicase-related protein; translated protein: MSAVDPFQLISSLVLGCKQNAHIPASDQDRQRRETIEILRRLSIQPGVVLADEVGMGKTFVALAVGYCVGLQSKRGPVVVMAPPNLIDKWENDLKTFCELYVDGHKPVDCNQGTPKELRATNAFRYGVARTSVDFLKLLDDPARTRSHMVFLAQGAMARRQSDKWVRLALVRETFRRHARGRSPLVQVRKVAHRFMAELLQALGTQSASSWGEDLWYSLLSTDPKEWKELFNGNVANEKRHLKDDPVPNAVVKALERGKLDLRSLAKSLEQMPLRASSNLTARITAVRHELKNIEDNTWRVLLAQASWRSPLLILDEAHHLKNPSTSLARQLQSPDSDQDLRSGEGALSGSFDRMLFLTATPFQLGHQELIRVLRRFGDIHFDKRSEVMSPEILHQKLDILEHSLTESQRAAIQLQKSWQRLGPTDMPPDADPNHWWLAIQSQDLESLSPRQRSLRESFEKCLNSRVKAQEQLRPWLIRYNKTDDWANVTVKRRIRFCGAAITDDQECDEGLAVPSEQLLPFFLAARSAASPGKELLGEALCSSYEAFRHTREHNQHGRDEEEGVEPKPPVNDTTHSAWYLKEFDNALLATTGAAHPKIAATVQRVVDLWEQGEKVLVFAFYRQTVRALRLHVSREVEKRSYALARRRFAAAGQTGETNQTIDELVSRIQRTYFDDAKTIGRRALDEALSQIVDTKFEHVHSMAISASDRDGLVEIMRRFMRVATTLVRAFPIHQLDTISPQQAVKIMLNHEDGSKFSWLRKFEGFVDFFAHRCSTAERAGFLDAAQRTSTGAIRIKIDGALSADEADEKDEFTMTLANVQEATGLTDRDQRTRLMRAFNTPFFPDILVCSEVMGEGVDLHRYCRYVIHHDLAWNPSQIEQRTGRVDRLGCKAENRHSIHVYLPYLSGASDERQFRVMRDREQWFRIVMGQDEVTKLIPNDDAGCRPNLPQEFVEQLSFSLEI
- a CDS encoding DEAD/DEAH box helicase, with protein sequence MPRVATPTPGMRVLCRDAEWLVTRVDPSDQSHQNYAVHCIGADDLVRGHEAIFLTQLDTIEPVDPRKTQLVQDQSSGYRMAKLFLEAQLRQMPATGVKPDLRGMGVFKPMQFQIQTVEWALQQLRPRLLLADAVGLGKTIQVGMVLSELMRRGRANRVLVLAKKSMLTQFQSELWNRFGFPLVRLDSAGIAKLRLRIPTNKNPFEVYQRVIISIDTLKNVGSYRHFLENTRWDCVVIDEAHNVAGASVPERHLAYRLARLLSRRTDSMLLTTATPHNGKRETFGRLISLLDPSAIPDPDFKEYNAEDIRGFFLMRFKEDVREDAGADLTDRMLVPIDQTTVAASEGEEKVYAILSELRAEAMKNKSEEAWKNNVLVQYGIYKQFLSSPESCRKTLQKRITAVQAKDPESPELPYLNRMDSQLGTLSIRDSSRYQLLKRQLEAIGWDGKENSPRVLVFTEYRETQDALAAALAKDFKIKYSPKFEQQPKQVLATINGSCPDIHLMKTVEAFGTGASDVRMLLATDVASEGVNLHHQCHNIIHYDLPWSIITLIQRNGRIDRFGQTESPVLRYLRVSTRDGMLKGDESIFERLIEKVEEINRSTRQGETVLKLYDPEAEERYIAEAGILQGNVDVLEKPSSEGEAESTELESVLSQANPAGQEDFLKFLLGETEDVPTADPAAGSSSEQHSRLRLYDDKKFLLDGYRYLAELHQDYAAIEENGKLMLLNAPKDLRRRLGAPNDRGDVVFGATAVPVESWPEDNQFRLTDDPDRVELAIKSARNTSGHWSRELLATDQQPILQWITERLLMLMKRGECPHITSRKLEEGELCFCFIGQISSRAGAPLVVDAHAISFRKGGGFEHRSLRDALDAAGFDSLINQGNTGDIKAIQGPLIEAAVESSLEHMRKLGRQHVNSLLPFLRRENRRLRNWKNRRQELLESRIDKLPPNHRKTKMYRKDLEEMDAYLRDREDNWQDTYFTASTEPSTQLVLVIEGVK